One window from the genome of Dongia rigui encodes:
- a CDS encoding molybdopterin oxidoreductase family protein, translating to MAPFDIVHSACPHDCPSTCALEVERLSPTEIGRIHGAKANSYTAGVVCAKVARYAERQHHPDRLSQPLRRVGEKGVGRSAYQPLRWSDALDEIAAKFQEAEKRFGAEAVFPYYYAGTMGLVQRDGIFRLTHEKKYSRQKSTICVALSDAGWAAGVGVMRGVDSREMAESDLIVVWGGNPVATQVNVMTHIARARKARGAKLVVIDPYRTGTAEAADQHLMLRPGTDGALAVAVMHVLFAEGFADRDYLARYADAPDELERHVASRSPEWAEAITGIPAATIRDFARLYGRHKKSFIRVGYGFSRTRNGAVNLHAVSCLPTITGAWKEKGGGAHYSNRTIYHLNNTLIQGLDMVDPSVRQLDQSRLGAILTGDKRDLGDGPPVTAMIVQNTNPMNVCPNSNLVRQGFMRDDLFVAVHEQFMTETAAMADIVLPATTFLEHDDIYRASGHTHLQVTRKVIEPLGEAKPNHYVIAELAKRLGASHRGFAMSEWEIIDETLKISGHKSAQELYDSHWEDCALDFETAHFLNGFGHADKKFRFKPDWPAIGPDVEGLPPLPDYAALNDATSENCPLRLVTAPARQFLNSTFTPTPTSRAREGRPTLLVHPQDGARYRVGDGDAIEVGNARGKIQLHAKFFDGLLPGVVVIESLWGNADFPGGLGVNVLVSDEPGKPDGGAVFHDTAVWIKAA from the coding sequence GCCGAGCGTCAGCACCATCCGGATCGCCTGAGCCAGCCGCTGCGCCGGGTGGGTGAGAAGGGCGTCGGTCGCTCCGCCTATCAGCCCCTGAGATGGAGCGATGCCCTCGACGAAATCGCGGCGAAGTTCCAGGAGGCGGAGAAGCGCTTCGGCGCCGAGGCGGTGTTTCCCTATTACTATGCCGGCACGATGGGCCTGGTGCAGCGTGACGGTATCTTCCGCCTGACGCATGAGAAGAAATATTCGCGCCAGAAGAGCACGATCTGCGTAGCACTCTCGGATGCCGGCTGGGCGGCGGGCGTCGGCGTGATGCGCGGTGTCGACAGCCGCGAGATGGCGGAAAGCGATCTCATCGTGGTCTGGGGCGGCAACCCTGTCGCCACCCAGGTCAATGTGATGACCCACATCGCCCGCGCCCGCAAGGCGCGCGGGGCGAAATTGGTCGTCATCGATCCCTATCGCACCGGCACGGCGGAGGCGGCCGACCAGCATCTGATGCTGCGCCCCGGCACCGATGGTGCGCTGGCGGTGGCGGTGATGCATGTGTTGTTTGCCGAAGGGTTCGCCGATCGTGATTATCTGGCCCGCTATGCGGATGCGCCCGATGAGCTGGAGCGCCATGTGGCGAGCCGCTCGCCGGAATGGGCCGAGGCGATCACGGGGATTCCGGCGGCCACGATCCGCGATTTCGCCAGACTGTACGGTCGCCATAAAAAGAGCTTCATCCGGGTCGGTTACGGCTTTTCCCGGACGCGGAACGGCGCCGTCAATCTGCATGCCGTGAGCTGCCTGCCGACCATCACGGGTGCGTGGAAAGAGAAAGGTGGCGGAGCACATTATTCCAACCGCACCATCTACCATCTCAACAACACGCTCATCCAGGGCCTGGACATGGTCGATCCCTCGGTGCGCCAGCTCGACCAATCTCGCCTCGGTGCCATCCTTACCGGCGACAAGCGGGACCTCGGTGATGGCCCGCCGGTGACGGCGATGATCGTCCAGAACACCAACCCGATGAATGTCTGCCCCAATTCGAACCTGGTCCGGCAGGGCTTCATGCGGGACGACCTCTTCGTCGCGGTGCATGAGCAATTCATGACCGAGACGGCGGCGATGGCGGATATCGTGCTGCCGGCCACGACCTTTTTGGAGCATGACGATATCTATCGCGCCAGCGGCCACACGCATCTGCAGGTCACGCGCAAGGTGATTGAGCCGTTGGGTGAAGCAAAGCCCAATCACTACGTTATCGCGGAACTCGCCAAGCGGCTGGGAGCAAGCCATCGCGGGTTTGCCATGTCGGAATGGGAGATCATCGACGAGACGCTGAAGATTTCCGGCCACAAATCGGCCCAGGAACTCTATGACTCGCATTGGGAAGATTGCGCGCTGGATTTCGAGACGGCGCATTTCCTCAACGGTTTCGGCCATGCCGATAAGAAATTCCGCTTCAAGCCGGATTGGCCGGCGATCGGGCCGGATGTCGAAGGGCTGCCACCCTTGCCGGATTATGCAGCGCTCAATGACGCGACGAGCGAGAATTGCCCGCTGCGCCTGGTGACGGCGCCAGCGCGGCAGTTTCTCAATTCGACCTTCACGCCGACGCCCACCTCGCGCGCCAGGGAAGGGCGGCCGACATTGCTGGTGCATCCGCAAGACGGGGCGCGGTATCGCGTCGGCGATGGCGATGCGATTGAAGTCGGCAACGCCCGCGGCAAGATCCAGCTGCATGCCAAATTCTTCGATGGTTTGCTGCCCGGTGTCGTGGTGATCGAAAGCCTGTGGGGCAATGCCGATTTCCCGGGCGGGCTTGGCGTCAACGTGCTGGTCTCCGACGAGCCGGGCAAACCGGATGGCGGCGCGGTTTTCCATGACACGGCTGTCTGGATCAAGGCAGCCTGA
- a CDS encoding division plane positioning ATPase MipZ, giving the protein MAKLGPHIIVLGNEKGGSGKSTTAMHLIVALLAAGKRVGSIDLDARQGSLSRYVENRRKTAEGMLTPLPMPTHIPINQSQTDSRDMAMREDEANLVAALDQLKDNDFILIDTPGSDSALSRAAHIRADTLISPLNDSFLDLDLFGRIEDEGATIRRPSVYAETVWEQRKRRAMAGGRPIDWVVMRNRLSSLDARNKRDIGKLLEHLAKRIGFRIAPGFTERVIFRELFPRGLTLLDLSRKDAGVQWRMSHVAARQEVRDLLDALNLLPPAEADIPA; this is encoded by the coding sequence ATGGCAAAGTTGGGACCACACATCATCGTCCTGGGTAATGAAAAGGGCGGTTCCGGCAAGTCGACCACGGCGATGCACCTCATTGTGGCATTGCTGGCGGCTGGCAAGCGTGTCGGATCGATCGATCTCGACGCACGCCAGGGATCGCTCTCGCGCTATGTCGAGAACCGGCGCAAGACGGCGGAAGGCATGCTGACGCCGCTGCCGATGCCGACGCATATCCCGATCAATCAAAGCCAGACCGACAGCCGCGACATGGCGATGCGCGAGGACGAGGCAAATCTCGTCGCCGCCCTCGATCAGCTCAAAGACAACGACTTCATCCTCATCGACACGCCCGGCAGCGACAGTGCACTTTCCCGCGCCGCGCATATCCGGGCCGATACTTTGATCTCGCCCTTGAATGACAGCTTCCTCGACCTCGACCTCTTTGGCCGCATCGAGGATGAGGGGGCCACCATCCGACGTCCCAGCGTCTATGCCGAGACGGTGTGGGAGCAGCGGAAGCGGCGGGCGATGGCGGGCGGCAGGCCCATCGATTGGGTGGTGATGCGCAACCGCCTCTCCAGCCTCGATGCGCGCAACAAACGCGATATCGGCAAGCTACTGGAACACCTCGCCAAAAGAATCGGCTTTCGCATCGCGCCGGGTTTCACCGAGCGTGTCATCTTTCGCGAATTGTTTCCGCGCGGGCTGACACTGCTCGATCTTTCCAGGAAGGACGCCGGCGTCCAGTGGCGCATGTCCCATGTCGCCGCGCGGCAGGAGGTCCGCGACCTCCTTGACGCGCTCAATCTGTTGCCGCCGGCCGAAGCGGATATTCCTGCCTAG
- the galU gene encoding UTP--glucose-1-phosphate uridylyltransferase GalU encodes MIKPLKKAIFPVAGLGTRFLPATKSMPKEMLTVVDKPLIQYAVEEAKAAGIEEMIFVTGRGKTALEDHFDHSYELEDTLTRRGKKAELELLHKMLPLAGNIAYVRQQKPNGLGHAVWCARHFIKDEAVAVLLPDDLVHGDVSCMKQMADVYRKVGGNIIAVMEVAQEHTSRYGILSPGSDKDGLVEVKGLVEKPSPDKAPSRLAVIGRYILQPEIFNHLAAQEPGAGGEIQLTDSMARMIGEVPFHGYRFEGTRYDCGDKAGFVEANIALGIAHPIVGKAVKDVVASIAKTLQL; translated from the coding sequence ATGATCAAACCGCTCAAGAAGGCCATCTTTCCGGTCGCCGGTCTCGGCACCCGTTTCCTGCCGGCCACGAAGTCCATGCCGAAGGAGATGCTGACCGTCGTCGACAAGCCCTTGATCCAATACGCGGTCGAGGAGGCCAAGGCGGCCGGGATCGAGGAGATGATCTTCGTCACGGGCCGCGGCAAAACGGCCCTCGAAGACCATTTCGATCATTCCTACGAACTTGAGGATACGCTGACTCGCCGCGGCAAGAAGGCTGAGTTGGAACTCCTCCACAAGATGCTGCCGCTGGCCGGCAACATCGCCTATGTCCGCCAGCAGAAACCCAATGGCCTGGGCCATGCGGTCTGGTGCGCGCGCCATTTCATCAAGGACGAAGCGGTTGCCGTCCTGCTGCCGGACGATCTGGTCCATGGCGACGTGTCGTGCATGAAGCAGATGGCCGACGTCTATCGCAAGGTTGGCGGCAACATCATCGCCGTCATGGAAGTGGCGCAGGAACACACCAGCCGCTACGGCATCCTGTCGCCGGGTAGCGACAAAGACGGCTTGGTCGAGGTGAAGGGCCTGGTCGAAAAGCCGTCGCCGGACAAGGCGCCGTCGCGCCTCGCGGTCATCGGCCGCTACATCCTGCAGCCGGAAATCTTCAACCACCTCGCCGCACAGGAACCGGGTGCGGGTGGCGAAATCCAGCTGACCGATTCCATGGCGCGCATGATCGGTGAGGTGCCGTTCCACGGCTATCGCTTCGAGGGGACGCGCTATGACTGCGGCGACAAGGCTGGCTTCGTTGAGGCCAATATTGCCCTTGGCATCGCCCACCCGATCGTCGGCAAGGCGGTCAAGGACGTGGTGGCCAGCATCGCCAAGACATTGCAGCTCTAA
- a CDS encoding ArsR/SmtB family transcription factor, producing the protein MMEEILKGLRASAEATRLRILGLCAHAELTVSDLVEILGQSQPRISRHLKLLVEAGVLVRNQEGPWAWYRLPEEGTGGELARLIVDLLPSDDRQHAQDLKRLQSISEGWTSRVADFFRQHAGDWEQIRSLHADQAAVDAALLAALPDGPIESLLDIGTGAGHVLSLVGKRAQSAIGVDRSREMLNVARSNLFRAGLRHCQVRQADMFALPFEDASFGAITMNMVLHFADRPDAALAEAGRVLAIGGRLVIVDFVTHHREQLREEQAHRWLGFDDAQIQSWCRAAGLYPLPPQHLAGGELTVALWSAERRA; encoded by the coding sequence ATGATGGAAGAGATCTTGAAAGGCCTGCGCGCCTCCGCCGAGGCGACGCGCTTGCGAATCCTAGGCCTTTGCGCCCACGCCGAGCTGACGGTCAGCGATCTGGTCGAGATCCTGGGGCAGTCGCAGCCGCGCATCTCGCGTCATCTCAAATTGCTGGTCGAAGCCGGTGTCCTCGTGCGCAACCAGGAAGGACCCTGGGCTTGGTATCGCCTGCCCGAAGAAGGGACGGGCGGGGAGTTGGCGCGCCTCATCGTCGATCTGCTGCCCTCCGACGACCGGCAGCATGCGCAGGATTTGAAGCGCCTGCAGTCGATCTCGGAAGGCTGGACCAGCCGGGTTGCCGATTTCTTCCGCCAGCACGCCGGCGATTGGGAGCAGATTCGCTCGCTGCATGCCGATCAGGCCGCCGTCGATGCGGCATTGCTGGCGGCATTGCCGGATGGGCCGATCGAGAGCCTGCTCGACATCGGCACCGGGGCCGGGCATGTGCTGTCGCTGGTGGGCAAGCGCGCGCAATCGGCGATCGGCGTCGATCGGTCGCGCGAGATGCTGAATGTGGCGCGCTCGAACCTGTTTCGCGCTGGGCTGCGCCATTGCCAGGTGCGCCAGGCCGACATGTTTGCCCTGCCGTTCGAGGATGCAAGTTTCGGCGCCATTACCATGAACATGGTGTTGCATTTCGCAGACCGGCCGGATGCGGCGCTGGCCGAGGCAGGCCGCGTGCTGGCCATCGGCGGGCGCCTTGTCATCGTCGATTTCGTGACGCATCACCGGGAGCAGTTGCGCGAAGAACAGGCGCATCGCTGGCTGGGCTTCGATGACGCACAAATCCAAAGCTGGTGCCGGGCCGCCGGGCTCTATCCCTTGCCGCCACAGCATCTGGCGGGCGGCGAGCTCACCGTGGCACTTTGGTCGGCGGAGCGGCGGGCCTGA
- a CDS encoding patatin-like protein, whose translation MKQIEVRLAVVLYGGVSLAVYIHGVTREILNLIRASKLLHAEAGAASEAPDSTAVYLDLLKSLEPDIDLRIVIDLISGASAGGINGVMLARALAHDLPLDSHRELWLANADVSQLSEPASLVSRTLKASLAPLIDRVLIRRFGPQIADPETLSKVRRFVQARWFTPPFSGRRFAGWMLDACDGMDAAGSASTSLLPPGHRLDLFVTVTDYRGHRHSIALHDPPVVEETEHRRILAFTCRRALSGEMQSEFGPGHVPSLVFASRATACFPGAFMPATVAEMDSILAERGRAWPARTALLTDKLGVEGDLDQAAANRYFIDGSVVMNKPFSPVIHALGDRPASREVVRRIIYVDPNPRAESRQRSGDGPPGFFRTILASLAVIPRNEPIADDLLGIEAWNRRAKRMAEIINAADPEVERLVDDIVRADPENPPTIAEVGRFRSAANEAAHRGAGYAYLSYQKLKLRGVCDQLSKLVAALTSTPRTQANVDALASAFDRWLAEDPAPPARTIRFLRGFDVEFRLRRVRFVIRRLNELYRSGTESGVDVGSAAIDDLKGALYEAIERAAPRWDPKLYRGAPVEAAGRLASAAAAGREIDDADLAVIEEAMGLIPIDHTLDEIISVMGFAFLPPVARRAVAKAYVGFAFFDLITFPILQWTDMDEINEVLVDRISPDDADGLGAGITLRGTSLMSFGAFFNRAWREHDFLWGRLNAAERCLDVIASAIGPRAAAKLDTERLRGRLFLAILDSEEAHLNADPTLVSRLRTEVMARYGFE comes from the coding sequence ATGAAGCAGATCGAGGTAAGGCTGGCCGTGGTGCTCTATGGCGGCGTTTCGCTGGCCGTCTACATCCACGGTGTGACGCGGGAAATTCTCAATCTCATTCGCGCCTCCAAGCTGCTGCACGCCGAAGCCGGTGCCGCAAGCGAGGCGCCGGACAGCACCGCCGTCTATCTCGATCTCCTGAAGTCGCTGGAACCAGACATCGATCTCAGGATCGTCATCGACCTCATCTCTGGCGCATCCGCCGGCGGCATCAACGGCGTCATGCTGGCCCGCGCCCTGGCGCATGACCTGCCGCTCGATTCCCACCGCGAACTGTGGCTGGCCAATGCCGATGTGAGCCAGCTTTCCGAGCCGGCAAGCCTCGTCAGCCGCACCTTGAAGGCTTCACTGGCACCCCTGATCGACCGCGTCCTCATCCGCCGCTTCGGACCGCAGATCGCCGATCCCGAGACGCTCTCCAAGGTGCGCCGTTTCGTGCAGGCACGCTGGTTCACGCCGCCGTTTTCAGGGCGGCGCTTTGCCGGCTGGATGCTCGACGCCTGCGACGGCATGGATGCGGCGGGCAGTGCCAGCACCAGCCTGCTGCCACCCGGACACCGGCTCGACCTGTTCGTCACCGTCACCGACTATCGCGGTCATCGCCACAGCATTGCGCTCCATGATCCGCCGGTCGTCGAGGAAACCGAACACCGCCGCATCCTGGCCTTCACCTGCCGCCGCGCCCTCTCTGGCGAAATGCAGAGCGAGTTCGGGCCTGGGCATGTGCCGTCCCTGGTCTTTGCCTCGCGGGCCACGGCTTGCTTCCCGGGCGCCTTCATGCCGGCGACGGTCGCGGAGATGGATTCGATCCTCGCCGAACGCGGTCGCGCCTGGCCCGCCCGCACGGCATTGCTGACAGACAAGCTCGGGGTCGAGGGCGATCTCGACCAGGCTGCCGCCAACCGTTATTTCATCGACGGCAGTGTCGTGATGAACAAGCCCTTCTCGCCCGTCATCCACGCCCTGGGCGACCGGCCGGCAAGCCGCGAGGTCGTGCGCCGCATCATCTATGTCGACCCCAATCCCCGCGCCGAAAGCCGGCAGCGCAGCGGTGACGGCCCGCCAGGCTTCTTCCGCACGATCCTGGCATCGCTTGCCGTCATCCCGCGCAATGAACCGATTGCCGATGACCTCCTGGGGATCGAGGCGTGGAACCGCCGCGCCAAGCGCATGGCCGAGATCATCAATGCCGCGGACCCGGAAGTCGAGCGCCTGGTCGATGACATCGTGCGTGCCGATCCCGAAAACCCACCCACGATCGCCGAGGTCGGCCGCTTTCGCTCCGCCGCGAATGAAGCGGCCCATCGCGGTGCCGGCTATGCCTATCTCAGCTATCAGAAGCTGAAGTTGCGCGGCGTGTGCGACCAGTTGTCGAAACTGGTGGCAGCGCTCACCTCGACGCCCCGGACCCAAGCCAATGTCGATGCCCTGGCCAGCGCTTTCGACCGCTGGCTGGCCGAAGACCCGGCGCCGCCGGCCCGTACCATCCGCTTCCTGCGCGGCTTCGATGTCGAGTTCCGCCTGCGCCGGGTCCGCTTCGTCATCCGGCGCTTGAATGAACTCTATCGTTCCGGCACCGAAAGCGGTGTCGATGTCGGTTCCGCGGCGATCGACGATCTCAAAGGCGCGCTCTACGAGGCGATCGAACGGGCGGCGCCGCGCTGGGATCCCAAGCTCTATCGCGGTGCGCCGGTCGAGGCCGCCGGTCGCCTCGCCAGCGCCGCCGCCGCTGGGCGCGAGATAGATGACGCCGACCTCGCCGTGATCGAGGAAGCGATGGGCCTCATCCCGATCGATCACACCCTTGACGAGATCATCTCGGTCATGGGCTTTGCCTTTCTGCCGCCGGTCGCACGTCGCGCGGTGGCCAAGGCCTATGTCGGCTTTGCCTTCTTCGACCTCATCACCTTTCCGATCCTGCAGTGGACGGACATGGACGAGATCAACGAGGTATTGGTCGATCGTATCAGCCCCGACGATGCCGATGGCTTGGGGGCGGGAATCACCCTGCGCGGCACCTCGCTGATGAGCTTTGGCGCCTTCTTCAACCGTGCCTGGCGCGAGCATGACTTTTTGTGGGGTCGCCTCAATGCCGCTGAGCGCTGCCTCGATGTCATTGCTTCGGCGATCGGCCCGCGTGCTGCGGCCAAGCTGGATACCGAACGCCTGCGCGGGCGCCTCTTCCTCGCCATCTTGGATTCCGAGGAAGCGCATCTCAACGCCGATCCCACCCTCGTCAGCCGCCTGCGCACCGAGGTCATGGCCCGCTACGGGTTCGAGTGA
- a CDS encoding luciferase-like monooxygenase translates to MIPFSVLDLSPINRGATASDAFRNSADLARHAEGWGYRRYWLAEHHNMPGIASAATAVVIGHVAAATKTIRVGSGGIMLPNHAPLVIAEQFGTLESLFPGRIDLGLGRAPGTDQRTARALRRNITGSDDTFPQDVMELQAWFAPVQDGQPIRAVPGAGLNIPIWLLGSSLFSAQLAAQMGLPFAFASHFAPDYLMRALDLYRASFRPSEQLAKPYVMAGLNVFAADTEVEARRMFTSLQQQFINLRRGTPGPLPPPVDSMDGFWSPMEQQMVEHSLRYAIVGTPTQVEERLATFLAETELDEVMVAGQIFDHQARLHSFELVAAARDRLASRKKIAAGR, encoded by the coding sequence ATGATCCCGTTTTCGGTTCTCGATCTCTCGCCCATCAACCGCGGCGCCACCGCCAGCGATGCCTTCCGCAACAGCGCCGACCTTGCGCGCCATGCGGAAGGCTGGGGCTATCGTCGCTATTGGCTGGCCGAGCATCACAACATGCCAGGGATTGCCAGTGCTGCCACGGCGGTGGTGATCGGCCATGTCGCGGCCGCCACCAAGACCATTCGCGTGGGATCAGGCGGCATTATGTTGCCCAATCATGCGCCGCTGGTGATCGCCGAGCAGTTCGGGACGCTGGAATCGCTTTTTCCGGGACGCATCGACCTGGGACTCGGCCGCGCGCCGGGGACGGACCAACGCACGGCGCGGGCGCTGAGGCGCAATATTACCGGCAGCGATGACACGTTTCCGCAGGATGTGATGGAGCTGCAGGCCTGGTTTGCACCTGTCCAGGACGGCCAGCCGATACGTGCCGTGCCGGGGGCCGGGCTCAATATCCCGATCTGGCTGCTGGGATCGAGCCTCTTCAGTGCGCAGCTCGCGGCACAGATGGGGCTGCCTTTTGCCTTCGCCTCGCATTTCGCGCCGGATTACCTGATGCGGGCACTCGACCTCTACCGGGCGTCGTTCAGGCCGTCCGAGCAGCTTGCCAAGCCCTATGTCATGGCGGGCTTGAATGTGTTTGCCGCCGATACCGAGGTTGAGGCGCGACGGATGTTTACCTCCCTGCAGCAGCAGTTCATCAACCTGCGACGCGGTACGCCCGGACCATTGCCGCCACCGGTCGACAGCATGGATGGCTTCTGGTCGCCGATGGAGCAGCAGATGGTCGAACATTCCCTGCGCTATGCGATCGTGGGCACACCCACCCAGGTAGAGGAGCGGCTTGCCACTTTCCTGGCTGAGACCGAACTGGACGAGGTCATGGTGGCTGGCCAGATCTTCGATCACCAGGCGCGCCTTCATTCCTTCGAACTCGTGGCCGCGGCGCGGGACCGGCTGGCATCGCGCAAGAAGATTGCGGCGGGGCGCTAG
- a CDS encoding fumarylacetoacetate hydrolase family protein, translated as MSDFVFAPAPVPSLPVAGSSALFPIHRIYCVGRNYADHAIEMGHDPSREAPFFFQKNADSVLPPGADFPYPPATKDVHHEIELVVALKSGGSDIPAGEALGHVFGYGVGLDMTRRDLQAEAKKAGRPWEVGKAFEHAAPCSALQPAEQTGHPRQGAIWLKVNGAARQQGDLNQMIWKVPEMISYLSGLFTLRAGDLIFSGTPAGVGPVVRGDRLFGGVDGVGSLDLAVR; from the coding sequence ATGAGTGATTTCGTCTTTGCCCCAGCACCGGTGCCGAGCCTTCCCGTCGCCGGCAGCAGCGCCTTGTTCCCGATACATCGCATCTATTGCGTGGGGCGCAACTATGCTGACCATGCGATCGAGATGGGGCACGACCCCAGCCGCGAGGCGCCGTTCTTTTTCCAGAAGAACGCCGATTCCGTGCTGCCGCCAGGCGCCGATTTCCCATACCCGCCGGCCACCAAGGATGTGCATCACGAAATCGAACTTGTCGTCGCGCTGAAATCCGGCGGCAGCGACATTCCGGCAGGCGAAGCGCTGGGGCATGTCTTCGGCTATGGCGTGGGGCTCGACATGACGCGGCGTGATCTGCAGGCGGAGGCAAAGAAAGCCGGTCGCCCCTGGGAAGTCGGCAAGGCATTTGAGCATGCGGCGCCCTGTTCGGCGCTGCAGCCGGCCGAGCAGACCGGGCATCCGCGGCAGGGCGCCATCTGGCTCAAGGTGAATGGTGCCGCACGTCAGCAGGGCGATCTCAACCAGATGATCTGGAAGGTGCCGGAGATGATCTCCTATCTCTCGGGTCTCTTCACGTTGCGGGCTGGTGATCTCATTTTCTCCGGCACGCCGGCCGGCGTCGGACCGGTCGTGCGGGGCGATCGCCTGTTCGGTGGGGTCGATGGTGTGGGCTCGCTCGATCTTGCTGTGCGCTGA